TGCGCATCGTAAGTTTGTGCCGTGCGCACAATAAGATCATCGTCTTGATAATGCATCTGTTGAGGTGTGCTGACCTGACTATTCAAAGCTTGCGAATCCCGTATTCTCTAAGCTTGTTAGCCACAGATGTATGCGAGACATCTAAACGCTTAGCCAATTTACGGCTCGATGGGTAGGCTTGATACAAGCGCTCTAACACTCGTGACTCGTAATCTTTCATAATGTCATCAAGTGAACCATCTAAACACAGTGCAGAGCCTGCAGCCATCGACGCATCGATTTGTGGCAGATGGAACTGTTCTACACTCAGAGTATCCGTTTCCAATTCAGTCAACGCACGCAGCACCATATTGTCTAATTGACGCATATTGCCCGGCCAATTATAAGCACTAAGTTGATCAATCAAATCAGGCGCTAGCTCTGGACGTTTGATCCCTAACTGCCCAACGTATTTTGAAACAAACATTGCCAATAATGGCTCAATATCTGTACTGCGTTCACGCAGCGGTGGAATTTGCAGTGTGAGAACATTCAAGCGATAAAATAAATCTTCTCGGAATGATCTTGATTCGGCTAATTCAGCCAAATTGTGGCGAGTAGACGCAATCACACGCACGTCCACTTGCACTTCGTGTTCTTCTCCGACACGGCGGAAACGACCATCTTGCAACAAACGCAGTAGCTTGATTTGCAAGTGCGGGCTCATCTCGCCGATTTCATCGAGGAATACCGTACCACCATTTGCCTGCTCAAAGATGCCCTTATACGCCTCTTGATGATTGAACATGCCTGGACCGTGACCAAATAGTTCTGTCTCGGCAACATCATCTGGCATCGATGCACAACTTAACACCAGGAAAGGCTCTGCTGCGCGATCAGAACGGTTATGGCATGCACGCGCCAGCATTTCTTTGCCCGTCCCCGTTTCGCCATGAATCAGCAATGGCTGGTCCATATTGGCGAGCTTTTTAGCTTGATTGATCAGCGCCTTATGACGATTGGAAATACCAACAAAGTGTTCAAAACCAAGTGTGCTTTGTACCGGTAACATTTGTTTAAGCAGTGATTTGTCTTGCGCCGCACGAATGATCATTACTGTGCTGGCAAGAATAGATTCTTGGTTTTCAGTCGTGATGTAGACCGGCGTAATCTCCATCACGTAATCGAGACCATTGACCACGATATTTTCACGCTGACGAGTAATATTACCTTCAGCCCATTTCGAGAAGTTAAAGGTTGGCAGCAGATGACTGATTTGCTGTTTGATCACTTCCTGCTTTGGCAAATTAAACAGGTTTAATGCTGCGTGGTTAGCCATATCAATGTTGCCACGCAAATCAATCGCCAATACAGGTTCAGGCAGGTTGTTAAGCAGTGAAACGAGCTCAGTATTTTGCCTTTCCATTGGCATGAACTGAATTTTGCGTACATCTTTTACGCCTGAGATACGGCGAATTTCCGCCATCAATTCACTGAAGGTATCAAAATCGATATCAGGGCAATTTAGGTAAATAATGCCTGAAATATCAATTTCGATACCACGCAAATCGATGTTTCTTGTCGCGAGGATATTGAGCAACTCTTTGGTTAAGCCAAGTCGATCTTCACATAAGACTTCTAGACGCACTGATATAATCCTAATAAGGGTGTCAGGAAAAGTTGACAGTAGTTTCCTTCAACCCTTATTTGCCGTCAAGAGAGGCAACAATACCAGCATCACATTAAATTTATTTTGCGGATATTTCGGCGACTTTTAATACAATCTGCTTGCGAATTGCCGATAGCTTGACCGCTCTGTCACGATGGAACGGCATTGGCCGCAGTAACGAAATAGCCTTTACCCCTAAGCGGGCGGTTAAAATGCCAACGCCCAGTCCCTGCCCTGCCCGTGCAGAAAGTTTGCCAGCCAAGTCCATTGACATCAGATCAACGCTGGCATCAATGGCTAATTCACTTGCACCCGCGGCTGCCATATTGACTAACGTTGACTTAAACAACTGCAAGCGAGACCAGTAACCCAGTTCAATACCATAAACCTGAGCTAGGTTGTCAACCATCTTAAAATTACGCCAAGCCACCAGCAGCATATCTGCCACTGCTAACGGACTGATCGCTACCAATACTGCCGATTCGCTGGCGTGTTTGGTCACAATCTTAGTCGCGAGTTTATCTTGCTCCGCCACAACAATGGCATCATACATATCAAGAATTTCAGCATCCGAATGAGAAGCACTTAAACCATTAAGCCAACGATCATAACTTGGTGACTCCGGCAGTATGCCGCCTTTTTTAGCAATATCTTGGCAAAACGCTTTGCCTTGACCAACACTATCGCTTGCAAGCAATAGCTCACTTTGCTCTTGAATTGAGAAATGATCACGCAGACTACGCAATTTCCACAACTCTTTGCCGATTGCCCCTAACCCAAGCGCAGCAATCGCCGAAATAAATCCAGCCCAGCCTAATGCAAGCCAGTCAGCGGTTTGAATTGCAGTGACGACACTGTCTACCGCTTGCCATGCGACCAAACCTGAAAACGCGGTTATTAAACCTGTTGCCAACCATTTACGCTTTTTGCTAGGTCGAATAATCTGCTCTAATTGCTGCTCACTTTCATGCGTCGTTTCAGTCTCAACAGCCATAGGCACAAACGAATCACTGTTTTGGAACTGCTGCTGTGCCGTCAGTTCAACTTGCGGCTGTGGATTAGCGTCAAGCGGCTGATCAAAGACCTGTTTCGATTTAAATTCACTCATTTCAATTTGTCTCCAATCAAATACTCCAACACCTTATCGACCCGAATATGGGGTAGCGGCTCATCGTGATGGCTACTCATTGGTCGAAACGCCGTAAATTCAAAGCCCTGCTTTTGCCAATAAGCAGCACTTGGCAATTTATTTGGCACTTCGCCGGGATAAACGGTCATTGCATCCCCCGCCAGAGTTGTGCCTTGAATTGCTGGCGTCGATTTCCCATTGTTAGCGATAAAGCCCGATTGTGTCGCTTGAATCGACGCCATACTCATACAACTAATTTCAATGTTTTCAAATGAGGCGGTTTGCCATGCGGGATGCACCATTTGTTGCAGCAACGACACCAAATTAGCATGCTGATCCGGTGTCACATGATCGGCTTTGGTCGCGGCAAATAGTATCTTATCAATTCGAGGGGCAAACAAACGCTTAAGTAGATTGCTACGACCGTACTTGAAACTGTGCATCAACTGTTCAAGCGCGGCGCGCATATCCATAAAGGAGTCATAGCCTGCGTTTAGCGGCTGCAAGCAGTCCACCAAAATAATTTGGCGATCGAAGGTCGAAAAATGCTGCTTATAGAACGCTTTCACCACCTTAGTTTGGTACTCATGGTAGCGAGCTTTCAACATGGCTAAATTACTGCCACGCACTACTTTATGTTCATCGGTAATGCGGCATGGGAAAAATTGCAACACCGGAGCCCCTTCCAACTCTCCCGGCAGCACAAAGCGACCCGGTTGCACCCAGTGCAAGCCTTGGTCTTTACACGCTTTAAGATAATCAGTGTAAAGCTGTGAAATTTCTTGAAGTTGCTGTTCGCTCACTTCCGCATCAAGGTCAATGGTTTGCAACGCATCCAACCAAGGCTTTGCAAGCTCTAAACGTAAACCCTTAAGTGCAGCAAACTGGCTTTCAGCCCATGCTTCAAACTCCATATCAAGTAATGGCAGATCCAATAACCATTCACCCGGATAATCAATAATATCCAAATGAAGCGTCGCAGTGCTGCTTATAAGCTTTTTGGTACGTTTGGTTGGTTTGTATTTGAGTGCAAGGCGTATTTCACTCACATCACGAGTTGGCTCTGGCCAATTTGGCTCTGCGCCTTGCAGTTGCATCATCGCATCATCGTAAGCAAAACGTGGCACCATCATATTCGATTGAGGCTCGCGCTTAGCGCCAATCAAGCGCTTATCGCGGGCCGCACTGAGCAGTGGTAACTGCTGATGAGTAGAGGTATGAAGTAACTGATTCACCAATGAAGTAATAAATGCCGTTTTACCCGCACGTGACAGACCGGTAACAGCAATGCGCACATGTGAGTCCATGCTGCGATACAGAAAATCATTCACTTCTTGTTTAATACTCTTCATTTAAACTCTCATAACTCTTATGACGGTAGCCAATATAAGTAAATCTATATTAATCCTAGATGAACAAAACCTCTGATAGAAATCAGAGGTTTACTATTTAGTAGCTTCGATATGAATATATGATGTTCTAATCGTCTTCTATCAGTTTGTAGATAACAAACAGTGCAATCTCTAGCAAGACAAACAGTACGCAACTGATGGTGACGTATTTTTCATTGAAAATACTGATGCCGTGCAAAATAAGATCATAGCCAACGAAGAAGGCGACAACTGCAGCAATAATGATCTGCAATATTTGAATAAAACGAGGCATGAGCTCTCCTTTTTTATTATTGATTTAACAACAGTATATACCCACTGCAACTAGCACAAGGACTTCGCAAAAAAAAATGCAGCTTTCGCTGCATTTTTATCCGTCTACATACATAAGTGATTACATACGTAAATTACTGTTAGCCAATCAAGCTTCCATCTCTTGGATTTTACTTCCAAGTATCCGGACCGATTTGGTGAGCATTAGCGCCACTTGAATCAACCGCGACGGTTACTGGCATATCTTCCACTTCAAACTCGTAGATCGCTTCCATACCTAAATCTTCAAACGCAACAACACGCGCTTTCTTGATCGCTTTCGCTACTAGGTATGCGGCTCCACCAACCGCCATCAAATACACAGATTGGTGCTTCTTAATTGACTCAACCGTTGCAGGGCCGCGCTCGGCTTTACCAATCATACCCATAATGCCGGTTTCTTCGAGCATCATGTCAGTAAATTTATCCATACGAGTTGACGTTGTTGGGCCAGCAGGGCCAACGGCTTCATCACCAACCGCATCGACAGGACCAACGTAGTAGATAAACTTACCTTTTAGATCGACACCTTCTGGTAAACCTTCACCATTATCAAGCATGGTTTGAATGCGTTTATGCGCGGCATCACGACCGGTTAACAGCTTACCGGTTAGCAATAAGGTTTCACCCGTCTTCCACTCCATTGCTTCTTCTTTGGTCACTGTATCAAGGTTAACACGACGAGTGCTCTCGCCTGTTTCCCATGTAATATCTGGCCAATCTTCTAGCTTAGGTGGTGTCAATTCTGCTGGACCGCTACCATCAAGCGTGAAATGAACGTGACGGGTCGCAGCGCAATTCGGGATCATGCATACTGGTTTAGAAGCGGCAT
Above is a window of Vibrio taketomensis DNA encoding:
- the tyrR gene encoding transcriptional regulator TyrR, producing MRLEVLCEDRLGLTKELLNILATRNIDLRGIEIDISGIIYLNCPDIDFDTFSELMAEIRRISGVKDVRKIQFMPMERQNTELVSLLNNLPEPVLAIDLRGNIDMANHAALNLFNLPKQEVIKQQISHLLPTFNFSKWAEGNITRQRENIVVNGLDYVMEITPVYITTENQESILASTVMIIRAAQDKSLLKQMLPVQSTLGFEHFVGISNRHKALINQAKKLANMDQPLLIHGETGTGKEMLARACHNRSDRAAEPFLVLSCASMPDDVAETELFGHGPGMFNHQEAYKGIFEQANGGTVFLDEIGEMSPHLQIKLLRLLQDGRFRRVGEEHEVQVDVRVIASTRHNLAELAESRSFREDLFYRLNVLTLQIPPLRERSTDIEPLLAMFVSKYVGQLGIKRPELAPDLIDQLSAYNWPGNMRQLDNMVLRALTELETDTLSVEQFHLPQIDASMAAGSALCLDGSLDDIMKDYESRVLERLYQAYPSSRKLAKRLDVSHTSVANKLREYGIRKL
- a CDS encoding YcjF family protein, whose protein sequence is MSEFKSKQVFDQPLDANPQPQVELTAQQQFQNSDSFVPMAVETETTHESEQQLEQIIRPSKKRKWLATGLITAFSGLVAWQAVDSVVTAIQTADWLALGWAGFISAIAALGLGAIGKELWKLRSLRDHFSIQEQSELLLASDSVGQGKAFCQDIAKKGGILPESPSYDRWLNGLSASHSDAEILDMYDAIVVAEQDKLATKIVTKHASESAVLVAISPLAVADMLLVAWRNFKMVDNLAQVYGIELGYWSRLQLFKSTLVNMAAAGASELAIDASVDLMSMDLAGKLSARAGQGLGVGILTARLGVKAISLLRPMPFHRDRAVKLSAIRKQIVLKVAEISAK
- a CDS encoding YcjX family protein; this encodes MKSIKQEVNDFLYRSMDSHVRIAVTGLSRAGKTAFITSLVNQLLHTSTHQQLPLLSAARDKRLIGAKREPQSNMMVPRFAYDDAMMQLQGAEPNWPEPTRDVSEIRLALKYKPTKRTKKLISSTATLHLDIIDYPGEWLLDLPLLDMEFEAWAESQFAALKGLRLELAKPWLDALQTIDLDAEVSEQQLQEISQLYTDYLKACKDQGLHWVQPGRFVLPGELEGAPVLQFFPCRITDEHKVVRGSNLAMLKARYHEYQTKVVKAFYKQHFSTFDRQIILVDCLQPLNAGYDSFMDMRAALEQLMHSFKYGRSNLLKRLFAPRIDKILFAATKADHVTPDQHANLVSLLQQMVHPAWQTASFENIEISCMSMASIQATQSGFIANNGKSTPAIQGTTLAGDAMTVYPGEVPNKLPSAAYWQKQGFEFTAFRPMSSHHDEPLPHIRVDKVLEYLIGDKLK